The DNA window AAAACCTCTAGACCGAATGACAGCCAAGGAGTTGCGGGAGACAGCCCTAAAAATCCCGGAAATAACAGGAGTCCACGGGATGAACAAGCCTGAGTTATTGGCTGCCATTAAGGAAGCCCGCGGAATCGTTGATGAGGTGACCAAGAAATCTGACGTTTCAGTGCGGGAGATCAAGAAAAAGATCCGGGATCTGAAAACAGCCAAGGCGCAGCTGAAGGAAGACGGAGACAAAGCACAGGCCAAGATAATGAGACGCCGAATCAGCCGGCTCAAGAAAAAGACTCGGAAGGCAGCATAAGAGCAAGCCAAAATGATCAACCCAAGGCAGATAGCGTTTGACATAGATGGCGTGTTTGCCAATACCATGGCGCTCTTTTTGGAAATTGCTCGCAGGGATTACGGCATTAACCACATAAAGTACAGTGACATTACCCAATACTATCTTGAAGAGTGCCTGGACATAGATCCGGATATTATCAGCGCCATCATAAATTGCATTCTGGAAGGAGACTGTGATGCTGAGCTTGAGCCTATAGACGGTTCCAGCAAGGCGCTTTCTGATATGGCCCGCAAAGGGCCACTACTTTTTGTGACAGCTCGCCCCACGCTTGCGCCGATTAAGAGCTGGGTGGACGGAATGCTTCCTGAGTCACCCTTTCCGATTGAAGTGATTGCCACGGGCGCCCATGAGGCAAAAACCGATGTGCTCAAAGCACATGGTATCCAGTATTTTGTGGACGACTGCCTTGAGGTCTGCTTCATGCTGTACGAACAAGATATCACCCCCATCTTATTCCACCAGCCGTGGAATCGTTCTTCCCACCCTTTCCTGGAGGTTCGCACTTGGGTTGAGATCATGGACCTCATTGATCTTGATTCGTAATTTCTCAAAAAGTCCGGTTAACGCGGTTGCCATAAGCGCCGGGGGATGAAGGTTTTTTCTGGAAGGCGATATCTCTGTTATTGGCACGGGTTTTCGTAGTGGCCAGATATTCATGATTGCCGGCACGGTCTTTTGCTTTTGGCCATGACTTGGTCTAATCATCAATATCTGGCCACGATGCCTGGGCATGATTGGTCCGCCGTAGGCGGATTGATATCGCCAGGAAGAAAAAGCCTTCATCCCCGACGTTATTGAGAACTTACCTTAATTCTCCCTAATCATCCCATTTTATTGTTGATTAATCAACCCATTGTGATATTTATAAAAATTCTTAGAAAATCTATCTCCATGTTGGTCAGCTTGGCCATCATGGAGTAAATTGAGATAGTTATGAAAGTGTGGATCGATACATTTGTTGAAATGCTGTCAGTCGAAAAGGATTTTTCGCCTCACACCTGTCGAGCCTACCGGAAGGATCTGGAGCAGTTTTCAGCCTATCTACATGGAAAACTCCAGAGCGAAACAGGTCCGGACGTCCATGAGGTAGATGGCCTGGTAATTCGCTCTTATCTTGGCTTTTTGCACAAGAGACATAAGAAAACGACGATCGCCCGGAAGCTTTCCGCTTTGAGATCCTTTTTCCGATTCCTGGTCAAAAAGGGGTTGATTACGAAAAACCCGGCTGAAACGGTTCTAACGCCTAAGCGTGGGCGCCCTGTGCCGAATTATTTGCCTGTTGATGAAGCGTTTCGTCTCTTAGACGGCGTCCAAGGGAATTCGGTCCTTGCTCTGCGCAACAGGGCGATCCTTGAGACACTCTATTCCACAGGGTTGCGAGTGGGCGAACTGGTGGCTATGGACATACAGGACGTTGACTTTGACAGGGGGATGGTCCGGGTTCTGGGTAAAGGGAACAAGGAGCGCCTCGTCCCTGTGGGAAAGAAGGCGCTACGTTGTATGCGGGTTTATCTGGATAGGAGGAATCAGGCAGAGACAATGAGTGACTCGGACAGCGCGCCCTTGTTTTTGAACAGGCTGGGCGGGCGTTTGAGCTCCCGTTCAGTCGGGCGACTCCTTGACAAGGTAGTCCGGCAACTGGGACTGTTGCGGCCCATCACCCCCCACGGACTCCGCCACACCTTTGCCACCCATATGCTTGATGCCGGGACAGATCTCCGTATGGTGCAAGAGCTGTTAGGCCATGCGAGCTTGTCTACTACTCAAAGATACACCCACGTGAGTATCGACAGGCTGATGGAGGTCTACGACAAGGCACACCCCAGGCGATAGGAAAATAGGAATGCAAAATCAAATAAGTCCACACGGAACAACGATTTTGGCTGTGCGGCGCGGCGGGCGCGTGGCTTTGGCGGGTGACGGTCAGGTGACCTTGAAGGATACTATCATGAAACACCGCGCCAAGAAGGTTCGCAAGTTGTTTAAGGAGAAGATCCTTGTAGGGTTTGCCGGCGCCACGGCCGACGCCCTGAATCTCTTTGAACGCTTTGAGGGAAAACTTGAGCAATTTAATGGAAATCTAACACGCTCGGCTGTAGAACTGGCCAAAGACTGGAGAACCGACAAGTACTTGAGGCGCCTGGAAGCCGTTCTCGTAGCCGCGGATTCTGATCAGTTATTTCTAATATCCGGAAATGGCGACGTGATTGAACCAGACGAAGGAATTCTTGGTATCGGCTCCGGAGGGGCCTACGCTCAAGCCGCTGCAATGGCTCTGATCCGTCACACGGAATTGGATGCAAAATCAATTGCAGAGGCCGCCATGAAGATTGCCGCTTCCATTTGCATTTACACCAATGAAGCCATCACGATGGAGCATCTATGAAAAAACTTACGCCACGGGAGATAGTAGCAGCTCTAGACAAGTACATCATAAGCCAGAAGGATGCTAAGCGATCTGTGGCCATTGCCCTTAGGAATCGATGGCGGCGCCGGCAGGTTCCCGAGGACCTGCGTGATGAGATAGCCCCAAAAAACATCATCCTTATCGGTCCCACAGGCGTCGGTAAGACCGAGATTGCAAGACGTTTGGCGCGCCTGGCTGATTCGCCTTTTTTGAAAATTGAGGCCTCCAAGTTTACCGAGGTGGGATATGTGGGTCGCGATGTGGAGTCTATGATTCGCGATCTGACAGAGCTAGCCGTCAACATGGTAAAATCTGACGAGCAAGAAGCGGTCAAGATAAAGGCTCAAGCCATCGCCGAGGAACGAATGCTCGATATTCTTCTCCCGCCGAAAAAGGCCTCCAAGGCCACTGAGGAGATTGAAAGCGAGGAGAAGACCTTGGAGTTGGTCAGGAAAGACGCCACAGAACCTGTGTCAACGCGCGAAAAAATCCGAAAAATGTTACATAACGGCAAGCTTGACAATCGTTATGTGGATCTTGAAGTGGCTGAACGGGCCATGCCTGTAGTGGAAATATTTTCCAGCGCCGGGCTTGAGGAGATGGATATTAATCTCAAGGACATGCTTGGCGGTATGTTTCCGAAAAAAACAAAAAAACGGAAACTAAAGGTTCCGGAAGCCATTGAGATTCTCACGCAGGAAGAAGCCCAACGACTGGTGGACATGGACAAGGTAGTCAAAGAGGCGATCACAAAGGTCGAACAGAGCGGCATTATCTTTCTTGATGAGATCGACAAGATCACAGGGAGAGAGGGTGGACACGGGCCGGATGTTTCAAGGGAGGGAGTACAGCGCGACCTCCTCCCCATTGTTGAAGGATGCACGGTGACCACCAAGTATGGCATGGTAAAGACAGACCATATTCTTTTCATTGCCTCTGGAGCCTTTCACACGACCAAGCCCTCTGACTTGGTTCCGGAACTGCAGGGTCGCTTTCCGATCAGGGTGGAACTAAAATCTCTGGGTAAAGAAGAATTCGTCAGGATACTGTCCGAGCCGAAGAACGCCCTCGTGCTTCAGTACAGGGCCTTGCTCAAGACCGAGGGGATAGATTTGGTGTTTGAAAACGATGCCATTTCTGCCATCGCAGAGATCGCCACAGAGGTCAATGCAAGGACTGAAAACATCGGGGCAAGGAGGCTCCACACGGTAATCGAACGGCTTCTGGATGAGATCCTGTTTGATGCGCCGGATGTCGCCGAACAACGGATAGTAATTGATGCCAAGTATGTGTATGAAAAACTACAAGACATCAAGGAGGATGAGGATCTGAGCCGGTACATCCTCTAAGCAATGCCGGATGCCGGATGATAGATCACCAATGACTAATGACCAGTAACCAGTCACCGATGACTGACAATATTGCCGACATACTGATTGAAGCCCTTCCTTACATCCGCCGTTTTTACGGAAAGAGGATCGTCATCAAATACGGCGGCCACGCCATGGTGGATGAGCGTCTTCAGGAGGACTTTGCCCAAGACATCACCCTGATGAAATACATAGGCCTTCATCCAATAGTGGTCCACGGCGGAGGTCCGCAGATCGGATCGGTCTTGGACCAGATGGGGATCAGGTCTCGCTTTGTAGATGGCATGCGCATTACCGATGAACCTACCATGGATGTTGTCGAAATGGTGCTCGGGGGCAAGGTCAATAAGGAGATCGTGGCTCAAATCAGTCAACAGGGGGGCAAGGCTGTGGGCTTAAGTGGCAAGGACGGGGACCTGATTCTTGCCAGGAAGCTCCACCATGTTCGGTCCCAGGTGGAAGAGAAGCCCCCTGAGATCATAGACATCGGCATGGTGGGCGAGGTTGTTAGCGTAAATCCTGAAATCATAGGCACCCTGGAGGCTGGCGGCTTTATTCCTGTCATTGCTCCGATCGGGACAGGGGAGACGGGAGAAACCTATAACATCAATGCCGACTGGGTAGCCAGCAAGCTTGCCGTGGCCCTCAATGCGATCAAGCTGATCCTGCTCACAGACGTTACGGGTGTCATGGATGAGCAGGAAGCACTGATGTCCTCTCTGAAGGCCGAGGCAGCGCAAAAGCTCCTTAAGAACGGGGCTGTTTCCGGCGGCATGATCCCGAAGATTCAATGCGCCTTGGAGGCCGTTGAAAAAGGGGTCAAGAGGGTTCACATCATCGATGGTCGCAATCCCCATGCCGTGCTCCTTGAGCTTTTCACAGACAAGGGGATAGGAACAGAGATTAGTTGTTAGTCATTGGTGTTGTGAACAGCTGCATTATCTCTAGCGCATGACGCTTGATACCGGATGCCGGAATAAGATCGCGGAGCAATTTTATGACAAGTGACCAAACCATAAAGAGAGCAGACCTCGCCATTGCAGCTACCTACAGCCGATTTCCTATTGTGCTCACAGAGGGCAAGGGGTGCATGCTCAGGGATGCAGAAGGTCGCACCTATACGGACTTTGTTGCCGGCATCGCAGTGTGCAATCTGGGGCATGCCCATGGAGGAATTGCCAAGGCCGTGGCAGAGCAGGCGCGTCGTTTAGTGCATGTTTCAAACCTGTACTACACTGAGCCGCAAACCGAGTTGGCCGAATGGCTGGTTGAACATTCCTTTGCCGACAGGGTTTTTTTCTGCAACAGCGGCGCTGAGGCAAATGAAGCAGCCATCAAACTGGCACGGAAGTATTTCCATGACAGCGGAGCCCCTCACCGGTTCAGGATCATAACCATGGAAAACTCCTTTCATGGTCGAACCATGGTAACTCTTGCGGCCACTGGTCAGGCCAAGATCAAGAAGGGCTTTGAACCCCTTCCGGATGGGTTTGACATTGTCCCCTTTAACGACATTGAGGCTGTCCGGAACGCTGTTTCGCGGGAGACATGCGCGGTCATGCTGGAACCCATCCAGGGGGAAGGTGGGGTCAAGTGCCCTGTCCAAGGGTATCTGGAAGGGCTGCGAGAGTTATGTGACAGAGAAGGCCTGCTCCTCATCTTTGATGAAGTACAAACCGGCATGGGGCGGACCGGAAAGCTCTTCGCCTATGAGCGCTTTGCCCTGATACCCGACATTATGACCCTGGCGAAAGCCTTAGCCAACGGGCTTCCCATGGGGGCAATGCTGGCCAAAGAGGACGTGGCGAAGGCCTTTACTCCGGGGGCTCATGCCTCGACCTTTGGTGGAACGCCCTTGGTTGCCGCTGCAGCCATTGAGGTAGCCAAGGCGCTTCTGAATGAAGGTGTCCTTGAAAACTGTCAAAGGGTTGGCCGATATTTCAAGAATCAACTCCTGAGCCTTAAAGCCAGATACGCCTTTATCCGTGAAGTTCGAGGAGAGGGGCTCTTGATTGGCGCGGATCTTACCTGCGACGGCATGCCTATCGTCAAAAGCTGTATGGAACGGGGTTTTCTGATTAACTGCGCCCAGGGACATGTCTTGCGATTCATCCCG is part of the Deltaproteobacteria bacterium genome and encodes:
- the xerC gene encoding tyrosine recombinase XerC, which translates into the protein MKVWIDTFVEMLSVEKDFSPHTCRAYRKDLEQFSAYLHGKLQSETGPDVHEVDGLVIRSYLGFLHKRHKKTTIARKLSALRSFFRFLVKKGLITKNPAETVLTPKRGRPVPNYLPVDEAFRLLDGVQGNSVLALRNRAILETLYSTGLRVGELVAMDIQDVDFDRGMVRVLGKGNKERLVPVGKKALRCMRVYLDRRNQAETMSDSDSAPLFLNRLGGRLSSRSVGRLLDKVVRQLGLLRPITPHGLRHTFATHMLDAGTDLRMVQELLGHASLSTTQRYTHVSIDRLMEVYDKAHPRR
- the argB gene encoding acetylglutamate kinase; protein product: MTDNIADILIEALPYIRRFYGKRIVIKYGGHAMVDERLQEDFAQDITLMKYIGLHPIVVHGGGPQIGSVLDQMGIRSRFVDGMRITDEPTMDVVEMVLGGKVNKEIVAQISQQGGKAVGLSGKDGDLILARKLHHVRSQVEEKPPEIIDIGMVGEVVSVNPEIIGTLEAGGFIPVIAPIGTGETGETYNINADWVASKLAVALNAIKLILLTDVTGVMDEQEALMSSLKAEAAQKLLKNGAVSGGMIPKIQCALEAVEKGVKRVHIIDGRNPHAVLLELFTDKGIGTEISC
- a CDS encoding transcription termination factor Rho; amino-acid sequence: KPLDRMTAKELRETALKIPEITGVHGMNKPELLAAIKEARGIVDEVTKKSDVSVREIKKKIRDLKTAKAQLKEDGDKAQAKIMRRRISRLKKKTRKAA
- the hslV gene encoding ATP-dependent protease subunit HslV translates to MQNQISPHGTTILAVRRGGRVALAGDGQVTLKDTIMKHRAKKVRKLFKEKILVGFAGATADALNLFERFEGKLEQFNGNLTRSAVELAKDWRTDKYLRRLEAVLVAADSDQLFLISGNGDVIEPDEGILGIGSGGAYAQAAAMALIRHTELDAKSIAEAAMKIAASICIYTNEAITMEHL
- a CDS encoding aspartate aminotransferase family protein, with protein sequence MTSDQTIKRADLAIAATYSRFPIVLTEGKGCMLRDAEGRTYTDFVAGIAVCNLGHAHGGIAKAVAEQARRLVHVSNLYYTEPQTELAEWLVEHSFADRVFFCNSGAEANEAAIKLARKYFHDSGAPHRFRIITMENSFHGRTMVTLAATGQAKIKKGFEPLPDGFDIVPFNDIEAVRNAVSRETCAVMLEPIQGEGGVKCPVQGYLEGLRELCDREGLLLIFDEVQTGMGRTGKLFAYERFALIPDIMTLAKALANGLPMGAMLAKEDVAKAFTPGAHASTFGGTPLVAAAAIEVAKALLNEGVLENCQRVGRYFKNQLLSLKARYAFIREVRGEGLLIGADLTCDGMPIVKSCMERGFLINCAQGHVLRFIPPLIIQEKDIDALIACLDSVFQRFSDQPKEQE
- a CDS encoding haloacid dehalogenase, which codes for MINPRQIAFDIDGVFANTMALFLEIARRDYGINHIKYSDITQYYLEECLDIDPDIISAIINCILEGDCDAELEPIDGSSKALSDMARKGPLLFVTARPTLAPIKSWVDGMLPESPFPIEVIATGAHEAKTDVLKAHGIQYFVDDCLEVCFMLYEQDITPILFHQPWNRSSHPFLEVRTWVEIMDLIDLDS
- the hslU gene encoding ATP-dependent protease ATPase subunit HslU; protein product: MKKLTPREIVAALDKYIISQKDAKRSVAIALRNRWRRRQVPEDLRDEIAPKNIILIGPTGVGKTEIARRLARLADSPFLKIEASKFTEVGYVGRDVESMIRDLTELAVNMVKSDEQEAVKIKAQAIAEERMLDILLPPKKASKATEEIESEEKTLELVRKDATEPVSTREKIRKMLHNGKLDNRYVDLEVAERAMPVVEIFSSAGLEEMDINLKDMLGGMFPKKTKKRKLKVPEAIEILTQEEAQRLVDMDKVVKEAITKVEQSGIIFLDEIDKITGREGGHGPDVSREGVQRDLLPIVEGCTVTTKYGMVKTDHILFIASGAFHTTKPSDLVPELQGRFPIRVELKSLGKEEFVRILSEPKNALVLQYRALLKTEGIDLVFENDAISAIAEIATEVNARTENIGARRLHTVIERLLDEILFDAPDVAEQRIVIDAKYVYEKLQDIKEDEDLSRYIL